One window from the genome of Pirellulales bacterium encodes:
- the deoC gene encoding deoxyribose-phosphate aldolase: MNYTYAQIAGMIDHSLLNPTLTTAELDAGCQLAVDYQVASVCIMPYYLHRCAELLAVSGVKASTTIGFPHGGHTTAVKLAETRQALADGGQELDMVVNISQVLSGNWDYVRDDIRAVVEETHAARKKVKVIFENCYLNDAQKIRLCEICSELAADWVKTSTGYASGGATMEDLALMRKHAAPRVQVKAAGGVRDLDTLLKVRDLGVSRCGASRTKEMLDECRRRLGLPAS, translated from the coding sequence ATGAACTACACTTACGCTCAGATTGCCGGCATGATCGACCACTCGCTGCTCAACCCCACGCTGACGACGGCCGAACTCGATGCCGGCTGCCAATTGGCGGTGGACTATCAGGTGGCCAGCGTCTGCATCATGCCGTATTACCTGCACCGCTGCGCCGAGCTGCTGGCCGTGTCGGGCGTGAAGGCGAGCACGACGATCGGCTTTCCCCACGGCGGCCACACCACCGCGGTCAAGCTCGCCGAAACCAGGCAGGCGCTGGCCGACGGAGGCCAGGAGCTCGACATGGTGGTGAATATCTCGCAGGTGCTCAGCGGAAATTGGGACTATGTGCGCGACGACATCCGCGCCGTCGTCGAAGAGACGCACGCCGCCCGCAAAAAGGTCAAAGTGATCTTCGAGAACTGCTACCTCAACGACGCCCAGAAAATCCGGCTCTGTGAAATCTGCAGCGAGCTTGCCGCCGATTGGGTGAAGACCTCGACCGGTTACGCGAGCGGCGGCGCGACGATGGAAGACCTGGCGCTGATGCGAAAACACGCCGCCCCGCGGGTGCAAGTGAAGGCGGCCGGCGGGGTGCGCGATCTCGACACGCTGCTGAAGGTGCGAGACTTGGGCGTCAGCCGTTGCGGCGCCAGCCGGACCAAGGAAATGCTCGACGAATGTCGAAGGCGGCTCGGTTTGCCCGCTAGCTAG
- a CDS encoding sigma-70 family RNA polymerase sigma factor produces MSRGPMFSSGDGAGAPEATSLSLLERLRTQSPDAWRSLVAIYSPLIYRWCRRMGVASSEAADVSQEVFRSVARQVGEFRHSRPDDSFRGWLYTITQNKARDHLRRRRAQPQAVGGSEAQLQLAALADLAAEDDFSTDDSGSADDDQRLLVVQVLEQLSGEFGQPAITAFWRMVVDGHAAADIARDLNISPKAVRQAKYRVLQRLREELKELE; encoded by the coding sequence ATGTCACGCGGCCCGATGTTCAGCTCCGGCGATGGGGCCGGGGCGCCCGAGGCGACGTCGCTCAGCCTGCTTGAACGCCTGCGCACGCAATCGCCGGACGCCTGGCGCTCGCTGGTGGCGATCTACAGCCCCTTGATCTACCGCTGGTGCCGGCGGATGGGCGTGGCGAGCAGCGAGGCGGCCGATGTTTCGCAGGAAGTTTTCCGCTCTGTGGCGCGGCAGGTCGGCGAGTTCCGCCACAGCCGGCCGGACGATTCGTTCCGCGGCTGGCTCTATACCATCACTCAAAACAAGGCGCGCGATCACCTTCGCCGCCGCCGGGCCCAGCCGCAGGCCGTCGGCGGCAGCGAGGCCCAACTCCAGCTCGCCGCTTTGGCCGACCTTGCGGCTGAGGACGACTTTTCCACCGACGACAGCGGCTCAGCGGACGACGACCAGAGGCTGCTCGTTGTCCAGGTGCTCGAACAATTGAGCGGCGAATTCGGCCAGCCGGCTATAACTGCTTTTTGGCGAATGGTCGTCGATGGCCACGCCGCAGCCGACATTGCCCGCGATTTGAACATCAGCCCGAAGGCCGTTCGCCAGGCAAAGTATCGCGTTTTGCAGCGGCTGCGAGAGGAATTGAAGGAGCTGGAGTGA
- a CDS encoding protein kinase, which translates to MSHINCLSQQELSDYCLGTLDPKLADDVADHVEHCPRCDFTLRQLEAQGDTLFSSLREPVYDDPYLREPELSRVFDLAAALAPAAASGPAVAEQLRDYRLLVRLGQGGMGTVYKAVHTRLDKLVAVKLLPPDRTRDPHAVARFQREMKAVGKLEHPNIVAAHDAGEADGRHYLVMEYVEGLDLAEVSRRARPLAVADACELARQAALGLDYAHHHGLIHRDVKPSNLMLTADGHVKILDLGLALLQGEPVAGGELTGTEQLMGTTDYMAPEQAGDCHGVGGPADIYSLGCTLYKLLTGVVPYGGPAFATSMKKLLAHVNAPVPNLAERRVGLPDGLVAAVERMMAKLPEARFATAAEVAGALAPFAAGSDLPALFAAAARKTASGAAQTHALPTVASAAPIHAASLSQIADTNDYLSSALSGTEDDVSDVAPAESAGNALCGVPLAADPTLPTVTRNATEGVPYRIPPRRRLLVAAAGAAAVLLMGVVIIVKMRDGSTRRFEVKGDVKEFTITPKDDADATTTPADPNREVVKWVFEVGGNVAAVNREAWGWPSKWPESPSDVPDDSDDLMILLMDCQKVTDADLKRFKSLTKPFWLCLTRTHITDAGLAELRGLPNLRILILDETAITRVGLENLGTLPNLETIELQRTATRGADLGLLANFPKLGLVGVGPPHLSLEGVEVLSTMPNVSVGLTAVGEADLKYFGKLSHLQSLSVGGKEFNDACLEPLASLTNLTVLGLWDTSVGNAGIARLPLQAPRLTVLSVSYGRLTDDAVQHLTKLRKLDGLNLLATGVTSAGVAELKAALPNCKIQWTDSGRTPAPSEADREVVKWVFGVGGRVAAVGKGPWAWPGKFLERPSDLPDDLDQLSIVLANCREVTDADLKRLKSLPKLFELSLSGTRITDAGLAELHGLPNLRVLYVDETAITRAGVEKLGVLPNLEMIRLGGTATTPADLVLLSRFPKLAFIQLGRAQLTNEGVVVLSAMKTIDSLETRNDVGLDEFGRIANLSQLRHLAAVGESCSDACLETLSKLANLNDLLLYSTSVTDAGIASLPQVAPGLVFLTVSGGQVTDAAVKHLAALTKLEVVNLRQTQVTAAGVAELQAALPNCKITWTDGSITPPAPSVATDADRDVVKWVFDIGGRISVGEGDVWAAAKAINDASGLPVRFGSLVIGLSDCPNVTDADLKRFRSLSKPFGLALGGTSITDAGLAELHDLPNLRYLYRLTTVTRAGLDSLGVLPNLYNIELNGTSTTDADLSLLSRFPKLHSVALAQAHLTDRGVQVLATMPKIVALYADGAAEAETERIGNLSQLRTLSVGGRQFNDACLEPLSKLTNLISLGLYNTSVTDKGVARLPIVAPRLDYLNLFGAPVTDTACKELAALAKLKALVLTDCRIGDAGLEKLSASLGLELIELSGTDVTDDGLKHLHRLVNLKQLDLTNTQVTAAGVAELKTALPGCNIQR; encoded by the coding sequence ATGAGTCACATAAACTGCTTGAGCCAACAGGAACTTTCCGACTATTGCCTGGGCACGCTCGATCCCAAGCTCGCCGACGACGTCGCCGATCACGTCGAGCACTGCCCGCGGTGCGACTTTACGCTCCGGCAACTCGAGGCGCAAGGCGATACGCTGTTTTCGTCGCTGCGGGAGCCGGTGTATGACGATCCCTACCTTCGCGAGCCGGAGTTGAGCCGCGTTTTTGATTTGGCGGCCGCCCTCGCGCCGGCGGCGGCTTCGGGACCGGCCGTCGCCGAGCAGCTTCGCGATTATCGGCTGCTGGTCCGGTTGGGGCAGGGTGGCATGGGCACGGTTTACAAAGCGGTGCATACCCGCTTGGACAAGCTGGTGGCGGTCAAGCTGCTGCCGCCCGACCGCACCCGCGACCCACACGCCGTGGCCCGCTTTCAGCGTGAAATGAAGGCGGTCGGCAAGCTCGAGCACCCGAATATCGTGGCCGCGCACGACGCCGGCGAGGCCGATGGCCGGCACTACCTGGTGATGGAATACGTCGAGGGACTCGATCTCGCCGAAGTCTCGCGCCGCGCGCGGCCGCTCGCCGTGGCCGACGCTTGCGAGCTGGCCCGCCAGGCGGCGCTGGGACTCGATTACGCCCACCACCACGGCCTGATTCACCGCGACGTCAAGCCCTCGAACCTGATGCTCACCGCCGACGGGCACGTGAAGATTCTCGACCTCGGCCTGGCCTTGTTGCAGGGCGAGCCGGTCGCCGGCGGCGAGCTGACGGGCACGGAGCAACTGATGGGCACCACCGACTACATGGCCCCCGAGCAGGCCGGCGACTGCCACGGCGTCGGCGGCCCCGCCGATATCTACAGTCTCGGCTGTACGCTCTACAAGTTGCTGACGGGCGTAGTGCCCTACGGCGGTCCGGCATTCGCGACGTCGATGAAGAAGTTGCTGGCCCACGTCAACGCACCGGTGCCGAACCTGGCGGAGCGCCGTGTCGGCCTGCCCGATGGGCTGGTAGCCGCCGTGGAGCGGATGATGGCCAAGCTGCCCGAGGCACGGTTTGCCACAGCGGCCGAGGTGGCGGGCGCGCTGGCGCCCTTCGCCGCCGGCAGCGACCTGCCGGCCTTATTCGCCGCCGCCGCGCGGAAGACCGCATCCGGCGCGGCGCAAACGCATGCGTTACCCACCGTCGCGTCGGCGGCGCCGATTCACGCGGCCTCGCTATCGCAAATCGCCGACACCAACGACTATCTCTCGTCAGCACTCAGCGGAACGGAGGACGACGTCTCGGACGTTGCCCCAGCGGAGTCTGCAGGGAACGCCCTCTGTGGCGTTCCGCTGGCCGCGGACCCAACGTTGCCGACGGTTACTCGGAACGCCACCGAGGGCGTTCCCTACAGAATTCCGCCACGCCGGCGACTGCTCGTCGCCGCGGCCGGCGCCGCGGCGGTTTTGCTGATGGGCGTCGTGATCATCGTCAAAATGCGCGACGGCTCGACGCGCAGGTTCGAGGTTAAGGGCGACGTGAAAGAATTCACGATAACTCCCAAGGACGATGCCGATGCCACCACGACGCCCGCAGACCCCAACCGCGAAGTTGTGAAATGGGTGTTCGAAGTAGGCGGGAACGTGGCGGCCGTCAATCGCGAGGCGTGGGGGTGGCCAAGCAAGTGGCCGGAAAGTCCGTCTGACGTGCCAGACGACTCCGATGATTTGATGATCCTACTCATGGATTGTCAAAAAGTTACCGATGCCGACCTCAAGCGTTTCAAATCGCTTACCAAGCCGTTTTGGTTGTGCCTGACGCGTACGCACATCACCGACGCGGGGCTCGCGGAGCTGCGCGGGCTGCCAAACCTACGCATTCTCATTCTTGACGAAACCGCGATTACGCGCGTCGGACTCGAGAACCTTGGCACCCTGCCCAATCTTGAAACAATCGAGCTTCAGCGCACCGCAACGAGAGGCGCTGACCTAGGGCTTTTGGCCAACTTTCCAAAATTGGGACTCGTCGGCGTCGGACCGCCGCATTTGAGCCTTGAAGGGGTCGAGGTGTTGTCGACGATGCCGAACGTCTCTGTCGGGTTGACCGCTGTCGGGGAGGCCGACCTGAAATATTTTGGCAAACTGAGCCATCTGCAGTCGCTCTCCGTTGGCGGCAAGGAATTCAACGACGCTTGCCTTGAACCGCTCGCCAGTCTGACGAACCTGACGGTGCTGGGCCTATGGGACACGTCGGTCGGCAATGCCGGTATTGCCCGACTTCCGCTTCAGGCGCCTCGCCTCACGGTCCTGAGTGTCTCCTATGGTCGGCTGACCGACGATGCCGTGCAGCACCTGACCAAGCTGCGGAAGCTCGATGGCTTAAATCTTCTCGCGACAGGAGTGACGTCCGCCGGCGTTGCCGAACTAAAGGCCGCCTTGCCGAATTGCAAAATCCAATGGACGGATTCCGGCCGCACACCGGCTCCGTCCGAGGCCGACCGCGAAGTCGTGAAATGGGTATTCGGCGTAGGCGGCCGAGTAGCGGCCGTCGGTAAAGGGCCGTGGGCCTGGCCGGGCAAGTTCCTCGAACGACCGTCGGACTTGCCTGACGACCTCGACCAATTGAGTATTGTGCTTGCGAATTGTAGGGAAGTGACCGATGCCGACCTCAAGCGGCTAAAATCACTCCCCAAGCTATTTGAGTTGAGCCTGAGCGGCACGCGCATCACCGATGCGGGGCTGGCCGAGCTTCACGGGTTACCGAACCTCCGAGTGCTATATGTAGACGAGACTGCGATCACGCGCGCCGGGGTCGAGAAGCTTGGCGTGCTGCCGAATCTTGAAATGATCCGTCTTGGCGGTACAGCGACGACCCCGGCGGATCTGGTCCTGCTCTCGCGGTTTCCGAAGCTCGCTTTCATACAGCTTGGCCGCGCTCAATTGACCAACGAGGGAGTCGTAGTGCTCTCGGCTATGAAGACTATCGATTCGCTGGAGACGAGGAACGATGTCGGCTTGGATGAGTTCGGGCGCATCGCCAATCTAAGTCAACTGCGACATCTTGCCGCCGTGGGTGAATCATGCAGCGACGCTTGCCTCGAAACGCTCAGCAAACTAGCGAATCTGAACGACCTGTTGCTGTATTCGACATCGGTGACCGATGCAGGCATTGCCAGCCTTCCCCAGGTGGCTCCGGGACTCGTCTTCTTGACCGTCTCCGGAGGGCAAGTGACCGACGCGGCTGTCAAGCACCTGGCTGCGCTGACGAAGCTCGAAGTCGTGAATCTCCGCCAAACGCAGGTTACCGCCGCGGGCGTTGCCGAGCTACAGGCCGCCTTGCCGAATTGCAAAATCACTTGGACCGATGGCAGCATCACGCCGCCTGCCCCGTCGGTCGCCACCGATGCCGACCGCGATGTCGTGAAATGGGTATTCGATATTGGCGGGCGAATTTCGGTTGGCGAGGGCGACGTTTGGGCGGCGGCAAAGGCAATTAACGATGCGTCTGGTCTGCCTGTCAGGTTTGGCAGCCTGGTGATCGGTCTGTCCGATTGCCCAAACGTGACCGACGCCGACCTGAAACGGTTCAGGTCGCTGAGCAAGCCATTCGGGCTCGCGCTTGGCGGAACGAGCATCACCGACGCGGGGCTGGCGGAACTGCACGATTTGCCGAACCTACGATACCTATACAGGCTTACCACGGTCACTCGCGCCGGGCTCGATAGCCTCGGGGTTCTACCGAATCTTTATAACATCGAACTCAATGGCACATCGACGACCGACGCGGACCTTTCGCTCCTGTCGCGGTTTCCCAAGCTGCATAGTGTTGCACTCGCACAAGCGCACCTCACCGATCGGGGAGTGCAAGTGCTCGCCACCATGCCGAAGATCGTCGCGCTGTACGCTGACGGCGCCGCGGAAGCCGAAACCGAGCGGATTGGCAATCTCAGCCAACTGCGCACTCTTTCCGTCGGGGGCAGGCAATTCAACGACGCTTGCCTTGAGCCGCTCAGCAAACTGACGAACCTGATCAGCCTGGGACTATATAACACTTCGGTGACCGACAAAGGCGTTGCCAGGCTTCCAATCGTCGCGCCGCGGCTCGACTACCTGAATCTCTTTGGAGCGCCGGTGACCGACACGGCGTGCAAGGAGCTGGCCGCGTTGGCGAAACTGAAGGCCCTGGTGCTGACCGACTGCCGCATCGGCGACGCCGGCCTGGAGAAACTGTCGGCGTCATTGGGCCTTGAACTAATTGAACTCAGCGGAACCGACGTTACGGACGATGGCCTCAAGCATTTGCACAGGCTCGTCAACCTGAAGCAGCTCGATCTGACCAACACGCAGGTCACCGCTGCGGGCGTCGCCGAGCTGAAAACGGCGTTGCCAGGCTGCAATATCCAAAGATGA
- a CDS encoding spherulation-specific family 4 protein — protein sequence MACSVGVGPAEAYPPGRLTPVAKIKLFVPTYFYPAGEGLKEWERLISAAQTVPIVAIANPASGPGDQDDPNHANIIGRATQAGVTVIGYVSTQYTKKPREQVKAEVDRWTQLYPAIQGIFFDEQSSDAAQVDYYRELFDYARKKIKNGFVASNPGVACDVAYLTVARPDLICVFEHHQGFEEFNPPTGWGDDARRHAAVVPYQTADAAQMRDRLRRTAQLHLGYFYATDDGGANPWDRLPTYWDDEVAAVRELNRARNGRE from the coding sequence TTGGCCTGCTCGGTCGGCGTCGGACCCGCTGAGGCCTACCCGCCCGGCAGGCTCACGCCGGTCGCCAAGATCAAGCTGTTTGTGCCCACGTACTTTTACCCGGCCGGCGAGGGACTGAAAGAATGGGAGCGGCTGATCTCCGCCGCCCAAACGGTCCCGATCGTCGCAATCGCCAACCCGGCCAGCGGGCCCGGCGACCAGGACGACCCGAATCATGCCAACATCATTGGCCGCGCGACGCAGGCGGGCGTCACCGTGATTGGTTACGTGAGCACGCAATACACCAAGAAGCCGCGGGAGCAGGTCAAGGCCGAGGTCGATCGTTGGACGCAGCTTTACCCGGCGATCCAGGGCATCTTTTTCGACGAACAGTCGAGCGACGCCGCTCAGGTGGACTACTATCGCGAGCTGTTCGATTACGCCCGCAAGAAAATCAAAAACGGCTTCGTGGCTTCCAATCCCGGCGTGGCCTGCGACGTGGCCTACTTGACGGTGGCCCGGCCGGACCTGATTTGTGTCTTCGAGCATCACCAGGGATTCGAGGAGTTTAACCCGCCGACCGGATGGGGCGACGATGCACGACGCCACGCGGCCGTGGTCCCCTATCAGACGGCCGATGCCGCTCAGATGCGCGATCGCCTGCGTCGCACGGCGCAACTGCACCTGGGCTACTTTTATGCCACCGACGACGGCGGCGCCAACCCCTGGGACCGCCTGCCGACCTACTGGGACGACGAAGTCGCCGCGGTGCGAGAATTGAACCGTGCCCGGAACGGCCGAGAATGA
- a CDS encoding MmgE/PrpD family protein yields the protein MNILLPHDGNQARGLAGFAIDFLAGKFDPPGERALRMVDRFHLDSMACGVSAIACGTNAPNVLRSEAWEYAHPLGVPCFASQIKVMSEKAVLANCSAVREWDANGTNFGYDPSRGATAGEFGHNDFYPVAVAAAQQRGLDGRATLRAMLLIDEIRGRLAEVFSLKDHKIDHVVHGAIASAAVYGAMMGATVDQIESALGLLVAHYVPFRAIRAGKQLSDSKGASAAISAEMAVASVRRALRGFVGPADIFRNPEAIFCLFEPPAKPGSSPFDLRLTASGDDFAVMGMHFKLGLYEHQSAGAIQGLMDLLQQHPQLLDDERQLRKVRISIYQPAFGIIGDPAKRDPRTRQSADHSMVYIIATLLRKAFETKQAGWRELLLMPADYDDTSLVHPLTRRLMERIEFRHGGRDYDEKYPNGIPTTLEIEHDQLGRLSSGLVMYPAGHARNATTDLDGLLAHKFRLLASLGVVDVDALYQRFTNLSEKSAREIAAIYDFELIGRIAATEFSRGREPTDDVANPSAEPRSGGRIRE from the coding sequence ATGAACATCCTCCTCCCCCACGACGGAAACCAGGCCCGCGGGCTGGCTGGTTTCGCCATCGACTTTCTGGCCGGCAAGTTCGATCCGCCGGGCGAGCGGGCGCTGCGGATGGTCGATCGCTTCCATCTCGACAGCATGGCCTGCGGCGTCTCCGCGATCGCCTGCGGCACGAACGCGCCGAATGTGCTCCGCAGCGAGGCCTGGGAGTACGCTCATCCGCTAGGCGTGCCGTGCTTTGCCTCGCAAATCAAGGTGATGTCCGAAAAGGCGGTGCTGGCCAATTGCTCGGCCGTGCGCGAATGGGACGCCAACGGCACCAACTTCGGCTACGATCCTTCGCGCGGCGCCACGGCCGGCGAATTCGGACACAACGACTTTTATCCGGTCGCCGTGGCCGCCGCCCAGCAGCGCGGGCTCGACGGTCGCGCCACCTTGCGGGCCATGCTGCTCATCGACGAAATCCGCGGCCGTCTGGCGGAGGTCTTTTCACTCAAAGACCACAAGATCGATCATGTCGTCCACGGCGCGATCGCGTCGGCGGCCGTGTATGGCGCGATGATGGGCGCCACAGTCGACCAGATCGAGTCGGCGCTGGGACTGTTGGTGGCTCATTACGTTCCCTTCCGGGCCATCCGGGCAGGCAAGCAGCTTTCCGATTCGAAGGGCGCCTCGGCGGCGATTAGCGCCGAGATGGCGGTGGCCAGCGTGCGGCGTGCTCTGCGCGGCTTCGTGGGACCGGCCGACATCTTCCGCAATCCCGAAGCGATCTTTTGCCTGTTCGAGCCGCCGGCCAAGCCAGGCAGCAGCCCTTTCGACCTGCGGCTGACGGCTTCGGGCGACGACTTTGCCGTGATGGGCATGCACTTCAAGCTCGGCCTCTACGAGCACCAATCGGCCGGCGCGATCCAGGGCCTGATGGATCTGCTCCAGCAACATCCGCAACTGCTCGACGACGAACGGCAGCTTCGCAAAGTGCGGATCAGCATCTATCAGCCGGCCTTCGGCATCATCGGCGACCCGGCCAAGCGCGACCCGCGCACGCGGCAAAGCGCCGACCACTCGATGGTCTACATCATCGCCACGCTGTTGCGAAAGGCGTTCGAGACGAAGCAAGCCGGCTGGCGCGAGCTGCTGCTGATGCCGGCCGATTACGACGACACGAGCCTCGTTCATCCGCTGACGCGGCGGCTGATGGAGCGGATTGAGTTCCGCCACGGCGGCCGCGACTATGACGAAAAATACCCCAATGGCATTCCCACCACGCTGGAGATCGAGCACGACCAGCTAGGCCGTTTATCCAGCGGGCTGGTGATGTACCCGGCCGGGCACGCACGCAACGCGACAACCGACTTGGACGGGCTGCTGGCCCACAAATTTCGCTTACTGGCATCGTTGGGCGTCGTTGACGTCGACGCGCTATATCAGCGGTTCACGAACCTGAGCGAGAAGTCGGCGCGGGAGATTGCGGCGATTTATGACTTTGAGTTGATTGGCCGCATAGCGGCCACAGAGTTTAGCCGTGGGCGCGAGCCCACGGACGACGTTGCAAATCCCTCGGCGGAGCCGCGTAGCGGCGGCAGAATACGCGAGTGA
- a CDS encoding thioredoxin family protein, translating into MARTPSTMLPLGTQAPDFSLPNIDGRTVSLADFQDAPALVVAFICNHCPFVKHVAPELARLARDYQARGVAVVAINSNDVASFPDDAPPKMAEEAKSRGYTFPYLYDATQAVAKAYRAACTPDFYLFDKAQRLAYRGQLDASRPDSGVPLTGADLRAALDAVLAGKSPSPDQKPSIGCNIKWQAGNEPDYYGHIAS; encoded by the coding sequence ATGGCCCGAACACCCAGCACGATGTTGCCGCTTGGCACCCAGGCCCCTGATTTTTCGCTGCCGAACATCGACGGCCGCACCGTCTCGCTGGCCGATTTCCAGGACGCGCCGGCGCTGGTCGTCGCGTTTATCTGCAACCACTGTCCGTTCGTGAAACACGTCGCGCCCGAGCTGGCGCGGCTGGCGCGAGACTATCAGGCGCGCGGCGTGGCCGTGGTGGCCATCAATTCCAACGACGTGGCCTCCTTTCCCGACGACGCCCCGCCCAAGATGGCCGAAGAGGCCAAGAGCCGCGGTTACACGTTCCCTTATCTCTACGACGCGACGCAAGCCGTGGCCAAAGCCTATCGCGCGGCCTGCACGCCCGACTTTTATCTGTTCGATAAGGCACAGCGATTGGCCTATCGCGGGCAGCTTGACGCCAGTCGTCCCGACAGCGGCGTGCCGTTGACGGGGGCCGACCTGCGGGCGGCCCTCGACGCCGTGCTGGCCGGCAAGTCGCCTTCGCCCGACCAGAAGCCGAGCATCGGCTGCAACATCAAGTGGCAGGCCGGCAACGAGCCCGACTACTACGGGCACATCGCGAGCTAA
- a CDS encoding beta-galactosidase: MTVHSLYFPAICLVALAFHVAPVRVAAQSGGDDATAIAPPAGLFVCRGPSPTPEKEVDFPFIDGWLVRPGWNRVEPKEGEFDFSYIDAEIALAKRLKKKITLCVLGGPQTPAWVFEAGAPEFDYSMPFGRIRSAKIPPLWNEVYLQKWTALIRAFGEKYGDNETVLLVHITGATANGLEMQLPFMRRDRERWQMLGFTPEKVIAAWKPIIDTFAEAFPGKPLDIDIHPVLGTDRVAEEVAAYGSARLGRRFGIFSGWLSGRSPEQDRHHAGMLALAEKYGPKGFAAFQMIASESRTPQQFAEGGIKTAINQGLSWNAHYFEIWELDAMNPELHAMLTEMAVKVKK, from the coding sequence ATGACTGTTCATAGCCTCTATTTTCCAGCGATCTGTTTGGTGGCACTAGCCTTTCATGTTGCCCCGGTTCGCGTCGCGGCCCAGAGCGGCGGCGACGACGCAACGGCGATCGCTCCGCCGGCGGGCCTGTTTGTCTGCCGAGGTCCAAGTCCGACGCCCGAAAAGGAAGTCGATTTTCCCTTTATCGACGGCTGGCTGGTGCGGCCCGGCTGGAACCGGGTCGAACCCAAGGAAGGCGAATTCGACTTCAGTTACATCGACGCTGAGATTGCACTGGCGAAGCGGCTGAAGAAGAAGATCACGCTTTGCGTGTTGGGCGGACCGCAGACCCCGGCCTGGGTGTTTGAAGCCGGCGCGCCGGAATTCGACTATTCCATGCCGTTCGGCAGGATACGGTCGGCGAAGATTCCACCGCTTTGGAATGAGGTCTATTTGCAAAAGTGGACGGCGCTCATCCGCGCCTTTGGCGAAAAGTATGGCGACAATGAGACGGTCCTGCTGGTCCATATCACGGGCGCGACCGCCAACGGGCTGGAGATGCAACTGCCGTTCATGCGCAGAGACCGCGAGCGGTGGCAGATGCTGGGTTTCACACCGGAGAAGGTGATTGCCGCCTGGAAGCCAATCATCGACACGTTTGCCGAGGCGTTCCCCGGCAAGCCGCTCGACATCGACATTCATCCCGTGTTGGGAACCGACCGGGTGGCCGAGGAGGTGGCCGCTTACGGCTCCGCGAGGTTGGGCCGGCGGTTCGGCATCTTTTCCGGCTGGCTGAGCGGCCGCAGCCCCGAACAGGACCGGCACCACGCGGGCATGTTGGCCCTGGCCGAGAAATACGGCCCCAAGGGATTCGCCGCCTTTCAGATGATCGCCAGCGAGTCGCGCACACCGCAGCAGTTTGCCGAGGGCGGCATAAAAACCGCTATCAACCAGGGACTATCCTGGAACGCGCACTACTTCGAGATTTGGGAGCTCGATGCCATGAACCCCGAACTGCACGCGATGCTGACGGAGATGGCGGTCAAAGTGAAGAAGTAA